From a single bacterium genomic region:
- a CDS encoding Gfo/Idh/MocA family oxidoreductase, whose translation MKTEKGSIITKTALAGIAGIVAAGKAPAYAKDGKILKIGVLGLGSHSFAARFKNPPADYTKPILVRPYGVWDDVPGVAEFMKGDIYEKVYKDPVTLVRECDCIHIEHADYRKVFELAQPALEMGKPVFINRPFTATIADAEEIVRLARKYDAPLMSASSLEFGGEIPEMQKFAVEKGPIRAYEAYGPEAHFTWHFPHVINYAHAALGGGIDSVYFTGHFGIDMRTWRIEKEQIGASLCVLTYKPREGQPPMIGMCHIGNYKGQFHIDVYGAQENRDFTLQGKWDMNMFDKLNDLYSFRKVPRPYEAILEQHRTLVAANVSRLRGCAVTLDSLGGEDALPYSEGIRLYVLRNFYESQKK comes from the coding sequence ATGAAAACGGAAAAAGGCTCCATCATAACGAAAACAGCCCTGGCGGGCATAGCCGGAATTGTCGCGGCGGGGAAAGCTCCGGCGTATGCAAAGGACGGGAAAATCCTCAAAATCGGGGTTCTGGGTCTCGGTTCACACAGCTTCGCCGCGCGATTCAAGAATCCGCCCGCTGACTACACGAAACCGATACTTGTCAGACCCTACGGCGTATGGGACGATGTACCCGGAGTCGCCGAATTCATGAAGGGCGATATCTACGAAAAGGTTTACAAAGACCCGGTCACCCTCGTCCGCGAGTGCGACTGCATCCATATCGAGCACGCCGATTACCGTAAGGTGTTCGAGCTCGCCCAGCCGGCGCTCGAAATGGGTAAGCCCGTATTCATCAACCGGCCGTTCACCGCGACAATCGCCGATGCCGAGGAAATCGTCCGGCTCGCCCGAAAATATGACGCCCCGCTCATGAGCGCGTCATCGCTCGAATTCGGAGGGGAAATCCCCGAAATGCAGAAGTTCGCCGTGGAAAAAGGCCCCATCCGCGCGTACGAAGCATACGGCCCCGAGGCGCATTTCACCTGGCATTTCCCCCATGTCATCAATTACGCTCATGCGGCGCTCGGCGGCGGCATCGATTCGGTCTATTTCACCGGGCATTTCGGGATCGATATGCGGACATGGCGCATCGAAAAGGAACAGATCGGGGCATCTCTGTGCGTTCTCACCTACAAACCCCGTGAGGGTCAGCCCCCCATGATCGGCATGTGCCATATCGGGAACTACAAGGGGCAGTTCCATATCGATGTGTATGGAGCGCAGGAAAACAGGGACTTCACCCTCCAGGGCAAATGGGACATGAATATGTTCGACAAGCTCAACGACCTCTATTCGTTCAGAAAGGTGCCGCGCCCGTACGAGGCGATCCTCGAACAGCACCGCACTCTTGTCGCCGCCAATGTATCGAGGCTCAGAGGGTGCGCGGTGACGCTCGATTCGCTCGGCGGCGAGGATGCGCTTCCCTATTCGGAGGGGATACGGCTCTATGTTTTGAGAAATTTCTATGAAAGCCAGAAGAAATGA
- a CDS encoding type II toxin-antitoxin system HicA family toxin, with protein MPPLGPVKRDVLVRCLRKCGFDGPYSGGKHSFMLRGDLTLTIPNPHKKDIGKEFLARILRQAGISIEEWEKY; from the coding sequence ATGCCGCCTTTAGGCCCAGTTAAAAGAGACGTCCTTGTCAGGTGCCTCAGGAAGTGCGGCTTTGATGGCCCATATTCCGGCGGAAAGCATTCCTTTATGCTCAGAGGGGATTTGACCCTCACAATTCCGAATCCTCACAAGAAAGACATCGGTAAAGAGTTTCTGGCAAGAATTCTGCGACAGGCTGGAATATCAATAGAAGAATGGGAAAAGTACTGA
- a CDS encoding type II toxin-antitoxin system HicB family antitoxin, whose translation MIRQYIQSAMKRARYEILQDDKTYYGEILECPGVYSNASTLEQCRNELEEVLEEWILFRVYKNLPIPKIDANEIRIKKQVVV comes from the coding sequence ATGATCAGACAGTATATACAATCTGCCATGAAGCGTGCGAGATATGAAATCCTCCAGGATGACAAGACATATTACGGCGAGATTCTGGAGTGTCCCGGTGTTTATTCAAATGCTTCGACCCTGGAGCAGTGCAGAAATGAGTTGGAGGAGGTTTTGGAGGAATGGATTCTGTTTCGTGTTTATAAGAATCTCCCGATTCCTAAAATCGATGCAAACGAAATCAGGATTAAGAAACAGGTAGTTGTCTGA
- a CDS encoding Gfo/Idh/MocA family oxidoreductase: MKTRRTFLKTAAAGGLAGIISAGKPPAFAQDSTKIKVGQLGLGSHGFVESFVKPPEKYRSIVRCRPYAVWDDVPEAAEALKRTYGFEKIIADPVQLVKESDVVHVEHADYRKVFELAQPALEAGKPVFINRPFTATIADAEEVIRLARAYDAPVMSASSLEFQPVVAEMQKFAGEKGPVRAYEAYCPEPHFTWMFPHVINYAHAALGGGIESAYFTGEYLMDMTRWIDEKRPPLDLGKWIGETKPIGSSLCVLTYKPREGQPPMIGMCHIGAHPGSYHIDVYAAQENRLFEADTATIFDHMFLTLHDFYVNRTVPRPYEAILEQHRALVAANVSRLTGRAVRLDSLGGGDSLPYSEAIRRWLLRNFMGMK; this comes from the coding sequence ATGAAAACGAGGAGAACCTTTTTAAAAACGGCCGCCGCGGGTGGGCTTGCCGGAATTATCTCAGCCGGGAAACCACCCGCTTTTGCCCAGGACAGCACCAAAATCAAGGTCGGTCAGCTCGGTCTCGGCTCCCATGGTTTCGTCGAGTCGTTTGTCAAGCCGCCGGAGAAATACCGCAGTATCGTGCGCTGCAGGCCCTATGCGGTCTGGGACGATGTCCCCGAAGCGGCGGAAGCGCTCAAAAGAACCTACGGCTTCGAGAAAATCATCGCCGATCCGGTGCAGCTCGTAAAGGAATCGGATGTCGTCCATGTGGAGCACGCCGATTACCGTAAGGTGTTCGAGCTCGCCCAGCCTGCACTCGAAGCGGGGAAACCGGTGTTCATCAACAGGCCGTTTACCGCGACCATCGCCGATGCCGAGGAAGTAATCCGTCTCGCCCGGGCGTACGATGCGCCGGTCATGAGCGCATCATCGCTCGAATTCCAGCCCGTTGTGGCGGAAATGCAAAAATTCGCCGGAGAAAAAGGGCCGGTCCGGGCATACGAAGCGTACTGTCCCGAGCCTCATTTCACATGGATGTTCCCCCATGTCATCAACTATGCGCACGCGGCGCTCGGCGGGGGAATCGAGTCGGCGTACTTCACCGGGGAATACCTCATGGACATGACACGCTGGATCGATGAAAAACGCCCTCCGCTCGATCTTGGCAAGTGGATAGGCGAGACCAAGCCCATCGGGTCGTCACTCTGCGTCCTCACTTACAAACCCCGCGAGGGACAGCCGCCGATGATCGGCATGTGCCATATCGGGGCACACCCGGGAAGCTATCACATCGATGTGTATGCGGCGCAGGAAAACAGGCTGTTCGAGGCCGACACCGCGACCATTTTCGACCACATGTTTCTCACTCTCCACGATTTCTACGTCAACCGCACGGTTCCCCGGCCGTACGAGGCGATTCTCGAACAGCACCGGGCGCTCGTGGCGGCGAATGTCTCACGGCTTACCGGGCGCGCGGTCAGGCTCGACTCACTCGGAGGAGGCGATTCGCTCCCCTATTCGGAAGCTATACGCCGGTGGCTGCTCCGTAATTTCATGGGGATGAAATGA
- a CDS encoding aldo/keto reductase: protein MKRRDMIRKSALGVATIGIGAVPAYGKDTVQIPSLPTPLNHEMVYRPLGKTGIQVSLLGFGSHLSEENLKDEKGRDRQIQEAIENGITLFDVYDHGNFHQFKPMSVSLAGKRQKVVISLVAVQDDVRTEIEGALRTFNTDFIDLYRIVYHDGDSHTKGDDELNILFKMRDEGKIRAVGVVAHEEAGVLYAVEHTPVDYIMMPLNFHHNKAWGADAQDTYSKVIPLCREKQVGILGIKPFGGDPMVAYAQYLGLLSPEYRGPSYPKAAFRYLWQNKDISSSLPSINTVGELYDALDSLWRPEFTKEDREVLKNLSRKADKTLGEYLPPKYKWMENWRIRNA, encoded by the coding sequence ATGAAACGACGTGACATGATCAGGAAATCCGCGCTGGGAGTTGCAACCATCGGTATCGGGGCAGTCCCGGCATACGGCAAAGATACGGTCCAGATACCCAGTCTCCCCACTCCCCTGAACCATGAGATGGTATACCGCCCGCTCGGGAAAACCGGGATTCAGGTCAGCCTTCTCGGTTTCGGATCACACCTCAGCGAGGAAAACCTCAAGGACGAAAAGGGCCGCGACCGTCAGATACAGGAAGCCATCGAGAACGGGATTACGCTTTTCGATGTGTACGACCACGGCAATTTCCACCAGTTCAAGCCCATGTCAGTATCGCTCGCGGGAAAACGTCAGAAGGTGGTTATCTCGCTCGTTGCAGTGCAGGACGATGTACGCACCGAGATCGAGGGGGCGCTCCGGACATTCAACACTGATTTTATCGACCTCTACCGCATCGTCTACCATGACGGCGACAGCCACACCAAGGGCGACGACGAACTCAATATCCTCTTCAAGATGCGTGACGAGGGAAAAATCCGCGCTGTCGGCGTGGTGGCCCACGAAGAAGCGGGAGTCCTCTATGCGGTGGAGCACACGCCGGTCGATTATATCATGATGCCGCTCAATTTCCACCACAACAAGGCATGGGGCGCCGATGCGCAGGACACGTACAGCAAGGTCATCCCCCTCTGCCGTGAAAAGCAGGTCGGGATACTAGGTATCAAGCCCTTCGGAGGCGACCCCATGGTCGCATACGCTCAGTATCTCGGCCTGCTTTCGCCCGAATACAGGGGCCCGAGCTACCCGAAGGCCGCGTTCCGCTACCTCTGGCAGAACAAGGATATCTCTTCGAGCCTTCCATCCATCAATACGGTCGGTGAATTGTATGATGCCCTCGATTCCCTCTGGCGTCCCGAATTCACGAAAGAAGACCGTGAAGTGCTCAAAAATCTCTCGCGGAAAGCCGATAAGACGCTCGGAGAATACCTGCCGCCGAAGTACAAGTGGATGGAGAACTGGCGTATACGGAACGCATGA
- a CDS encoding heparinase II/III-family protein — translation MKIRSAVPPIVIVLCLLSCGRQATRRDSIAIPTGPDTAIKRDGNIEKIAWDKDGSVVWDAPVGDRVLCAFPLPEGVRLDNYGLCKFDIRITGGPVDVMIFIERPGEKHMVYRPIDVNMPRPGWQTIHLDLNQPEIIRQSHFTYDRPGIAFNLWAMNTGYPEQEASRKIEIRNVRLTRRFLDVRWNEVDYSTIPDRSGDLIYEYPVTVYNKDTKSRTVHARLDCPDSGYGTGIITPGKAVLAPGDSMVCMAVLRLPAERLKQLPVLYCEWFMPVFSLEGISDSDESILRSSDRISLPLIIMPRAEIPFALFDSDGLRQMRERYKSTDWGRKEGDAVIAAAEKILASDLTIPDGPGWARAYYYCEEHRCVLQYQGPGKHYCPVGGEYRTVDFEGVDLDRDYRAGEHDRCRAWTRTLALAYALTGDARFSTGALTIINQYRKNYFTYDWLDLDVSNKTIDKGRLHFAKYMETYGFRAMIEALDLLRATGGVPDDEAQGIIRELFLPALTEIADYRMDMLCRQTTITATALIGGLTFNHAPLVAFAARSPYGYFGLRRWGATADGIGHGHGYAQNGYTTHCVEMAEFLYRIGLDTFDEELKRLIDGSFWWSEPMNPSAMAQAFSIAARHYPDPVYRKYASRSLIGGEPPAYRGGDIDLTVPPTVNFPNSGLTILRRPLDSGTLDAEFKWSMPDNRGSFSVMSLGLNFYGYRCQSYPGHFNWGSTDLHHKWQIQSASHTTIVVDRHNQSGMKDYFKGHYMPHPSRQIFFEDGPDAAVTMAYNDRIYPGVRIWRTVCVMDGACLIIDSLRSEAEHTYDWWFHGVPDHSNGREGLSLVLNPRPEPLGNEDGYEMVQNLSSASTDSDFGSDWIIPAEGSRGRLTLSMRALNTAPVEVVHGFEWSYQYRTPEKEFVVLRRDKARNADFCVLLEPHKGAAKLTKYERFIPADEKGNPVDSAIGLNITLSGKSFEIVSNPEGHTVKTVRGTTDKVFSVGRR, via the coding sequence ATGAAAATCCGCTCCGCAGTTCCCCCGATCGTTATTGTGCTCTGCCTGTTGTCCTGCGGCAGGCAGGCAACGCGCCGTGACAGCATCGCCATCCCGACCGGCCCGGATACCGCAATCAAACGTGACGGCAACATCGAAAAAATCGCGTGGGACAAGGATGGCAGCGTTGTCTGGGATGCTCCGGTGGGAGACCGCGTCCTCTGCGCATTTCCCCTGCCCGAAGGGGTGCGGCTCGACAACTACGGGCTCTGCAAGTTCGACATACGGATTACCGGAGGGCCGGTCGATGTCATGATCTTTATCGAACGCCCCGGGGAAAAACACATGGTCTACCGTCCCATCGACGTCAACATGCCGCGCCCCGGATGGCAGACCATTCACCTCGACCTGAATCAGCCGGAGATCATCCGTCAGAGCCATTTCACCTACGACCGTCCGGGCATAGCGTTCAACCTCTGGGCGATGAATACGGGGTATCCCGAACAGGAAGCCTCGCGTAAAATCGAGATCAGAAACGTGCGGCTTACCAGACGATTCCTCGATGTCAGGTGGAACGAGGTCGATTATAGCACCATTCCCGACCGGTCGGGCGATCTCATATATGAATATCCCGTCACGGTCTATAACAAGGATACGAAATCCCGCACAGTGCATGCACGGCTCGATTGTCCGGACAGCGGTTATGGAACGGGCATCATTACACCGGGGAAAGCGGTTCTCGCCCCCGGCGATTCGATGGTCTGCATGGCAGTTCTTCGTCTTCCCGCAGAGCGCCTGAAACAGCTGCCGGTGCTGTACTGCGAATGGTTCATGCCGGTGTTTTCGCTGGAAGGTATCTCCGACTCCGACGAGAGCATTCTCCGTTCGAGCGACAGAATCAGCCTGCCCCTCATTATCATGCCGCGCGCGGAAATCCCGTTCGCACTCTTCGACAGCGATGGTCTCCGTCAGATGCGCGAGCGGTATAAATCCACGGACTGGGGACGGAAGGAAGGCGATGCCGTCATCGCAGCCGCCGAGAAGATACTCGCGAGCGACCTCACGATCCCCGATGGTCCCGGATGGGCGCGCGCCTACTATTACTGCGAGGAACACCGCTGCGTCCTCCAGTACCAGGGGCCGGGCAAGCATTACTGCCCGGTTGGCGGCGAATACCGTACGGTGGATTTCGAGGGAGTCGACCTCGACCGTGACTACCGCGCCGGGGAGCATGACCGGTGCAGGGCATGGACGCGGACGCTCGCGCTCGCATATGCGCTGACCGGGGATGCGCGGTTCAGCACAGGGGCGCTCACCATCATCAACCAGTACCGGAAGAACTACTTCACGTACGACTGGCTCGATCTCGATGTCTCGAACAAAACGATCGACAAGGGAAGGCTCCATTTCGCCAAGTACATGGAGACATACGGGTTCAGGGCCATGATCGAGGCGCTCGATCTCCTCCGGGCGACCGGCGGGGTTCCCGATGACGAAGCGCAGGGGATAATCCGCGAGCTCTTCCTGCCCGCTCTAACGGAGATAGCCGACTACCGCATGGACATGCTCTGCCGTCAGACGACCATTACGGCAACGGCGCTCATCGGCGGTCTCACTTTCAACCATGCGCCGCTTGTGGCCTTTGCGGCACGGAGCCCGTACGGGTATTTCGGGCTGCGCCGGTGGGGAGCCACCGCGGACGGCATCGGGCACGGTCACGGGTATGCACAGAACGGATACACGACCCACTGTGTCGAGATGGCCGAATTCCTGTACCGCATCGGCCTCGATACGTTCGATGAAGAACTGAAGCGTCTCATTGACGGATCGTTCTGGTGGAGCGAACCGATGAATCCATCGGCCATGGCGCAGGCATTCTCGATCGCCGCCCGTCACTATCCCGATCCCGTGTACCGTAAATACGCCAGCCGCTCACTCATCGGTGGCGAGCCGCCCGCATACAGAGGCGGTGACATCGACCTGACTGTCCCGCCCACGGTGAATTTTCCCAATTCCGGGCTTACCATACTCCGAAGGCCGCTCGACAGCGGTACGCTCGACGCCGAATTCAAGTGGAGCATGCCGGACAACCGGGGCTCGTTCTCGGTGATGTCGCTGGGGCTGAACTTCTACGGATACCGGTGCCAGAGCTACCCGGGGCATTTCAACTGGGGATCGACCGACCTCCATCACAAGTGGCAGATACAGTCGGCCTCTCATACGACAATCGTCGTCGACCGTCACAACCAGTCGGGTATGAAAGACTACTTCAAGGGGCACTACATGCCCCATCCCTCGCGCCAGATATTCTTCGAGGACGGCCCCGACGCGGCGGTGACCATGGCATACAACGACCGTATCTATCCCGGAGTCCGTATCTGGCGGACGGTATGCGTCATGGACGGCGCCTGTCTCATCATCGACTCGCTCCGTTCGGAGGCCGAGCACACGTATGACTGGTGGTTCCACGGCGTTCCCGATCATTCCAACGGCCGCGAGGGATTATCGCTCGTCCTGAATCCACGTCCGGAACCGCTCGGAAATGAGGACGGGTACGAGATGGTACAGAATCTTTCATCGGCATCGACCGACAGCGATTTCGGGAGCGACTGGATCATACCGGCAGAGGGCAGCCGGGGACGGCTCACCCTGTCGATGCGCGCGCTCAACACCGCGCCGGTCGAGGTTGTTCATGGATTCGAGTGGTCGTACCAGTACCGGACGCCGGAAAAGGAATTCGTGGTTCTCCGGCGCGACAAGGCGCGGAACGCCGATTTCTGCGTCCTGCTCGAACCGCACAAGGGCGCGGCGAAGCTGACGAAATACGAGCGGTTCATTCCCGCGGATGAAAAGGGGAACCCGGTTGACAGCGCCATAGGATTGAACATCACGCTCAGCGGGAAATCTTTCGAAATCGTGTCAAACCCGGAAGGACATACGGTGAAAACGGTCAGGGGAACGACTGACAAGGTGTTCTCGGTGGGGCGGAGATAA